Proteins encoded together in one Hymenobacter monticola window:
- a CDS encoding sigma-70 RNA polymerase sigma factor region 4 domain-containing protein → MNNNITSEEFFKAFAAYRSSFIKAVTDTLYKRGKRFRKEDIEDIVSEALLQFVLRLETGKIVIPTVEKGYAYMMRSCLWNGRDESDRDIKRSIAHHKAYKESSHLDMVEWNDFELVEEKTEQDRQDEKYSELHTDLMLYLEQLIIDGVFSFKAVNMFKCYFLNGFSFNQLAEATGYSKSTCFKFVDDVRRHTRAHEWVVS, encoded by the coding sequence GTGAATAATAACATTACATCTGAGGAGTTCTTCAAGGCGTTCGCAGCCTATCGCAGCTCCTTCATCAAAGCAGTCACAGATACGCTCTACAAGCGAGGGAAAAGGTTCAGGAAGGAGGATATTGAGGACATCGTGTCAGAGGCTCTCCTGCAATTCGTATTGCGCTTAGAGACTGGTAAGATTGTGATACCTACCGTCGAGAAGGGGTATGCTTACATGATGCGTAGTTGTCTTTGGAATGGCAGAGATGAGTCAGACCGAGACATCAAGAGAAGCATTGCTCACCACAAAGCTTACAAAGAGTCCTCTCACCTAGACATGGTTGAGTGGAACGACTTTGAATTGGTTGAGGAAAAGACAGAGCAAGACCGACAGGACGAGAAGTACTCTGAACTACACACCGACCTCATGCTCTATCTGGAGCAGCTCATCATCGATGGTGTGTTCAGCTTCAAAGCGGTGAATATGTTCAAGTGCTACTTCTTGAATGGCTTCTCCTTCAATCAACTAGCGGAAGCAACGGGTTACAGCAAGTCCACCTGTTTCAAGTTCGTGGATGATGTGCGAAGGCATACTAGAGCACATGAATGGGTAGTCTCATAA
- a CDS encoding DUF5675 family protein produces MMEAFFIGGRYPMKLEVKSLIHTLKTTISELYVDGRFQCHILEDVTRKTTDKKVYGATAIPCGTYKVIIDMSNRFKRLLPLLVDVPGFVGVRIHPGNKAADTEGCLLPGTYDPSVKDWVSNSRAEFDKLFKRMQANTKKGEAITITIDR; encoded by the coding sequence ATGATGGAGGCTTTTTTTATAGGTGGTAGATACCCCATGAAGTTAGAAGTTAAATCCTTAATCCACACTTTAAAGACAACAATCTCAGAACTCTATGTAGATGGCAGGTTTCAGTGTCATATCCTGGAGGATGTCACAAGAAAGACAACCGATAAGAAGGTTTATGGAGCAACTGCCATTCCTTGCGGCACCTACAAGGTGATCATCGACATGAGTAACCGATTTAAGAGGTTGCTGCCGCTGCTGGTTGATGTTCCAGGTTTTGTAGGTGTGAGGATCCACCCAGGCAATAAGGCCGCAGACACCGAGGGATGCCTGCTTCCTGGCACATACGATCCAAGTGTCAAGGATTGGGTCAGCAACAGCCGAGCAGAGTTTGACAAGCTGTTCAAGAGGATGCAGGCAAATACAAAAAAAGGAGAGGCGATCACCATTACTATAGACCGTTAA
- a CDS encoding three component ABC system middle component: MYNNTAIGMIAVLATMQNINRMDIANVLLINPFLLHSDTLMSFKPNSNLRSIEELLAKHPKTVVNFSDRYESLLTMTMNCLIVAVEAGFVTVDDGFVYATSKLETYEFTNNIGHRAKRIIKASPMLAKILQADSLSLYYNLQLPL, from the coding sequence TTGTACAACAATACTGCAATTGGGATGATTGCGGTGCTTGCAACAATGCAGAATATCAATCGAATGGACATAGCAAATGTGCTACTGATTAATCCATTCTTATTGCACTCTGACACCCTTATGTCATTTAAGCCGAATTCAAATCTTCGCAGTATAGAAGAGCTTTTGGCTAAGCATCCTAAAACAGTTGTCAATTTTTCAGATCGTTATGAATCTTTATTAACTATGACAATGAATTGCCTCATAGTTGCAGTTGAGGCTGGGTTTGTCACAGTAGATGATGGATTTGTATACGCTACTAGTAAGCTTGAAACTTACGAATTCACGAATAACATCGGGCATAGGGCTAAAAGAATAATTAAAGCGAGTCCAATGTTAGCTAAAATCCTTCAGGCTGACAGCCTCTCACTCTACTACAACTTGCAGCTGCCCCTATGA
- a CDS encoding DUF5977 domain-containing protein has product MRVELYINGKLTDLSEDIKITVDKVVSEFKDPLKKTGSYTLPITLPYTNNNKGIFFHEDDKQILGKFKRTYTALLVVDDNLIIDGEFLHIKNSAKGFEGAVGNSRIRSPKIGDLIGDRSLRDIRSFEPFDFSGNDTVVDYISRELEFRPSGNPSTKRSELCFAPVLDSFRSTRLPKYISYEDIGISHFCGTILEKIIQDAGYSLIGNVLNNATYRKLIMLYSDKSKQAWNYGKLAPGRAELQNSGILSAIYLPTEATTIDRQGDVVSVLRYPWQTFDGDLCGSIGGDGVYTCKYTGDYQLTVKTDFIYQQGNATPATAYFNSFRCITDDEFIPENMIPGMSGFSTINLTYLDTGTLAVWTGLNVSHTFTVHMEAGKQYEVQSYVSAPKSTSNGGTKLFYSSTSGGFRIVSCNGPLLVNPALFLPDMKQAEFLNALFKIFNLYYQINDDLKTINLFTRDEFFSRNLGSVVDLSNQISLADMEETPLTSKEVAETYYSYKKDESDYLLNRTDYNTLVNGEQEDGSYVLPFAPLAFVQTKYQVQDGSGGVFEGYDFLPAILPDTESEDLSVLTSEDSFTAAGSWEPRLCLYHGSKSFDPNLYTLPPSLLYYNLFYLNLSNGVTLVRPKLGFFNYVNQPVYKVVENVQRRSFSVELASAPTIYQLNDQNFLRSTKTVDSLDNSSLAINTNGSINPKGMFFNLYANDLLIANLSNYLEGVGRMNPVLFNQLTGRQVLRIDSDLFLLESIKAYELGGDRARYKIYKLIAGAVDNQIGNGNDDGTPATFTSTQTYTASCGTGFSGSPVTETFTADSNISQSDADAKALAGAQQSAEDGLFCLRTYTSTQTYTASCPDGYDGNPVTKTVTFVSTVSQDDADSFALASAQVEALAELVCTYVGGGGDDPGGSHSFARTAGPMDEEDDWDMPSDDFDGDFTP; this is encoded by the coding sequence ATGCGCGTTGAATTATACATCAATGGAAAACTAACCGACCTATCAGAAGACATCAAGATCACCGTTGATAAGGTGGTAAGTGAGTTCAAGGATCCGTTAAAGAAAACGGGTTCCTATACCCTGCCAATCACCCTCCCCTACACCAATAACAACAAGGGAATCTTTTTTCATGAGGACGACAAGCAGATATTAGGCAAGTTCAAGCGCACCTATACGGCGCTACTGGTGGTCGATGACAACCTCATCATCGATGGAGAATTCCTCCACATCAAGAACAGTGCGAAGGGGTTTGAAGGGGCCGTTGGGAACAGTCGAATTCGCAGTCCCAAGATTGGTGACCTCATCGGAGACAGATCCCTGAGAGACATCCGCTCATTTGAGCCGTTCGATTTCAGTGGCAATGACACTGTCGTGGACTACATCAGCAGGGAGCTTGAATTCAGACCATCTGGTAACCCTAGCACAAAGCGAAGTGAACTGTGCTTTGCCCCTGTTCTCGACTCCTTCCGCTCCACCCGCCTCCCTAAGTACATCAGCTACGAGGACATTGGCATCAGCCATTTCTGTGGCACCATCCTGGAGAAGATCATCCAAGATGCTGGGTACTCGCTCATTGGCAACGTGCTCAACAATGCGACCTATCGGAAGCTGATCATGCTCTATTCCGATAAGAGCAAACAGGCGTGGAACTATGGCAAGCTTGCTCCTGGCCGTGCGGAGCTACAAAACTCTGGAATTCTCTCTGCCATATACTTACCCACTGAAGCAACTACCATTGATAGGCAAGGTGACGTTGTTTCTGTGCTTAGATACCCTTGGCAAACCTTTGATGGGGATCTGTGCGGCTCAATTGGAGGCGATGGCGTGTACACCTGCAAATACACTGGCGATTATCAATTGACAGTCAAGACAGATTTTATCTATCAGCAAGGGAATGCCACTCCCGCAACAGCATACTTTAATTCATTCCGTTGCATCACAGACGATGAATTCATACCGGAAAACATGATTCCAGGAATGAGTGGCTTTTCAACCATAAACCTGACTTATCTGGATACCGGTACGCTGGCGGTCTGGACTGGCCTCAATGTCAGCCACACATTCACTGTACACATGGAAGCTGGCAAGCAGTACGAGGTGCAGAGCTACGTGAGCGCTCCTAAATCCACCTCAAACGGCGGCACCAAGCTCTTCTACAGCTCCACATCTGGAGGATTCCGCATTGTCTCCTGCAATGGCCCTCTTCTGGTAAACCCGGCTCTCTTCCTGCCGGACATGAAGCAAGCGGAATTTCTGAATGCCCTCTTCAAGATATTCAACCTCTACTACCAAATCAACGACGACCTGAAGACCATCAATCTCTTCACAAGGGATGAATTCTTCAGTCGCAACCTGGGCAGCGTGGTGGATCTGAGCAATCAGATCAGCTTGGCTGACATGGAAGAAACCCCTCTAACCTCAAAGGAGGTGGCTGAAACCTATTACAGCTACAAGAAGGATGAATCAGACTATCTGCTGAATAGGACCGATTACAACACGTTGGTCAATGGTGAGCAGGAAGATGGAAGCTATGTTCTCCCCTTTGCTCCTCTCGCATTTGTTCAGACCAAATATCAAGTTCAGGATGGCAGCGGTGGCGTTTTTGAAGGATACGACTTCCTTCCTGCGATCCTGCCTGATACTGAATCAGAAGATCTGTCTGTGCTCACCAGCGAGGACAGCTTCACCGCTGCCGGTAGTTGGGAGCCTCGCCTCTGCCTCTACCACGGCTCGAAGAGCTTTGATCCAAATCTCTACACATTACCTCCAAGTCTACTTTACTACAACCTATTCTACCTCAATCTATCGAACGGGGTGACCCTGGTGCGCCCTAAACTTGGCTTCTTCAACTACGTCAACCAGCCGGTATACAAAGTGGTCGAAAATGTGCAAAGACGTTCTTTCTCGGTGGAGCTAGCTTCTGCCCCTACGATCTACCAGCTCAATGATCAGAACTTCCTTCGTTCAACCAAAACTGTGGATTCGTTGGATAATAGCTCATTAGCGATCAACACAAATGGAAGCATCAATCCAAAGGGGATGTTCTTCAACCTCTATGCGAACGACCTGCTCATTGCCAACCTGAGCAACTACCTAGAAGGGGTCGGCAGAATGAATCCCGTGCTATTCAATCAGCTCACTGGTCGTCAGGTGCTGCGCATTGACTCCGATCTCTTCTTGTTGGAAAGTATCAAAGCCTATGAGCTTGGAGGTGACAGAGCCCGTTATAAGATATACAAGCTCATCGCCGGTGCTGTGGACAACCAGATTGGTAATGGCAATGACGATGGTACTCCAGCCACCTTCACTTCCACTCAGACCTACACAGCGTCCTGCGGAACAGGTTTCTCAGGCTCTCCAGTCACGGAAACCTTCACAGCTGATTCTAACATCTCCCAGTCTGATGCTGATGCGAAGGCACTGGCTGGAGCGCAACAGTCAGCAGAAGATGGCTTGTTCTGCCTTCGTACTTACACGTCCACTCAGACCTACACGGCTTCCTGCCCTGACGGTTATGATGGAAATCCTGTCACCAAGACAGTGACGTTTGTCTCCACCGTAAGCCAGGATGATGCTGATTCATTTGCTCTGGCTTCCGCTCAGGTAGAAGCACTAGCAGAGCTGGTCTGCACCTATGTCGGAGGTGGTGGAGACGATCCTGGTGGATCTCACTCATTCGCTAGAACAGCCGGACCAATGGATGAAGAAGACGATTGGGATATGCCTTCGGATGATTTTGATGGTGATTTCACCCCCTAA
- a CDS encoding DUF3732 domain-containing protein, with protein MNFNINQITLWLESGKRQDLYFLPNKINVITGGSSTGKSTILKIIDYCLCKSTGNKIPQSIINENVKWYGINFTINDSTFTIARGKPVGSASSSDYFFSSTGVVPDLPTADIDETALKQILEEQFSIDSEFTFPYGGKVIRAGSKISFRYFLLFNTQSDIVINNEEQFFDKINSSRYREALDRIFWLALNSSTPRNVLVTEELSKQKRELLAIAKKETLFEKQRLVFHNNIFELVVRAQQAGLIESGLPTMQDSLEVLRGLVKNYLTTYNRESLKEIDELQQQRRDLLRKIRNIDVFENNYEEYKRLIANNVDSLQPVSVLRKGLAELILAPAVSEIFENLEVRLAKLKSELLRKKPFLTNLSQDRAKLESQVAEIDQQIKVLPTRSTDFVDEAHRLVLIGEIKAKLELYTQVADDLDFTAQKMAIESLIDQLQDEAKATSESQKITIDILQDNIQRYVSKSKALGQYRSYKAYFSESEKVLHLRRPNSVDLENVGSSSNYLFLHLCLFLGLHDFALRKSSRYIPQFMVWDQLSRPYYEEVKKRKPNVETYDDVADEDFVNDDRTKLSEAFKLFDDFITRANDEYKQNFQFIILEHVSPEFFDGMDMKNFHLVANFRDGNALIPLDEIKLPDESEPED; from the coding sequence ATGAATTTTAACATTAACCAAATAACCCTCTGGTTAGAGAGCGGGAAACGACAAGATCTCTACTTTCTGCCTAACAAGATTAATGTAATAACTGGAGGTAGTTCAACAGGTAAATCTACCATTTTAAAGATAATTGATTATTGTCTTTGCAAAAGTACAGGTAACAAGATACCCCAATCTATAATCAATGAGAACGTAAAGTGGTACGGGATTAACTTTACAATCAATGATAGCACGTTCACGATTGCTAGAGGGAAGCCTGTGGGTAGTGCGTCATCGAGTGACTATTTCTTCTCTTCCACAGGTGTTGTTCCCGATCTCCCTACTGCTGATATTGACGAGACTGCATTAAAACAGATTCTCGAAGAGCAATTTTCAATTGATTCGGAATTCACTTTCCCTTACGGTGGTAAGGTGATTCGTGCGGGCTCAAAAATATCCTTTCGGTATTTTCTGCTTTTTAACACTCAATCGGATATTGTTATAAATAATGAAGAGCAGTTTTTTGATAAAATCAATTCTAGCAGATATCGCGAGGCTCTGGACAGGATATTCTGGTTAGCGCTAAATTCGTCTACTCCAAGAAACGTATTGGTTACTGAAGAACTTAGCAAACAGAAGCGTGAACTCTTAGCCATCGCGAAGAAGGAAACTCTGTTCGAAAAACAAAGGCTTGTTTTTCACAACAATATTTTTGAACTTGTAGTAAGGGCACAGCAAGCTGGGCTCATTGAATCGGGCTTGCCTACAATGCAGGATAGCTTAGAGGTTTTGCGGGGCTTAGTGAAGAATTATTTGACAACATATAATCGTGAATCCCTAAAGGAAATTGATGAGCTTCAACAACAGCGCAGAGATTTGTTAAGAAAAATTAGAAACATTGATGTTTTTGAGAATAATTACGAAGAATATAAAAGGCTGATAGCTAATAATGTGGATAGCCTTCAGCCCGTAAGTGTATTAAGAAAAGGTTTGGCTGAATTAATACTCGCTCCTGCTGTTAGTGAAATATTTGAAAATTTAGAGGTCCGACTTGCGAAGCTCAAGTCCGAACTGCTTCGCAAAAAGCCGTTTCTGACTAATCTGAGTCAGGATAGAGCGAAATTAGAAAGTCAGGTGGCTGAGATTGATCAGCAGATAAAGGTTTTGCCAACTAGGTCAACTGATTTTGTAGATGAAGCTCACCGTCTTGTTCTGATTGGTGAAATAAAGGCCAAATTGGAGTTGTATACACAAGTGGCAGATGATCTTGACTTTACGGCTCAGAAGATGGCCATTGAAAGCTTAATCGATCAACTACAAGATGAAGCAAAAGCTACCAGTGAAAGCCAGAAAATCACCATAGATATCCTACAGGATAACATCCAGCGATATGTTTCAAAATCCAAAGCGCTGGGACAATACAGAAGCTATAAAGCTTATTTCAGCGAATCTGAAAAGGTATTGCACTTGAGGAGGCCGAATTCGGTAGACTTAGAGAATGTAGGAAGCAGTTCAAATTATTTGTTCTTGCACCTCTGCCTCTTCCTTGGCTTACACGACTTTGCTTTGCGAAAAAGCAGCCGATACATACCACAGTTTATGGTGTGGGATCAATTAAGTCGGCCCTATTACGAAGAGGTTAAGAAACGCAAACCAAATGTTGAAACGTATGATGATGTTGCTGATGAGGATTTTGTAAACGATGATCGCACTAAATTAAGTGAGGCATTCAAGCTGTTTGACGATTTCATAACGCGTGCTAATGACGAATACAAACAGAACTTTCAGTTTATAATTCTTGAGCATGTATCGCCTGAATTCTTCGATGGAATGGATATGAAAAATTTCCATTTGGTAGCTAATTTCAGAGATGGGAATGCCCTCATTCCTTTGGATGAAATTAAGCTCCCAGATGAAAGCGAGCCAGAAGATTAA